atgagaatatcatactgaccatattttattgtattatattataattaccATATTTGTTTTTCATGATGCAGTAATGAGAAAATCATAACGACCATCTTTTTTCACACTGCGGTAATATTATAATTACCATCTTTTTTCATGTTGCGATacgagaatatcataatgaccatcttatggcataaaacagacataaactGCAAATCTATTTCTGTTTTTCGTCATTGCACCTTTCCAAAAAGACAAATGAAAAGAGAAGCATACCTTTCTCTTGTTGTGGTAGGTGATGTAGATGATGGCCACTAAAAAGGCTATGACGACGAGGTGAAAAAAGAAGTGTGAGTCTTCATTGCGAGTTGCATAGATTGTTGTGTCCTTGATGTTTACATCAATTTCCTCAGAGCTTTTGAAGGGAGGGTTATTATTACCAGGAATCAGGTCTTTCCCAATGCCTTGGTTGTCTCGAGTTCCCTGACTGTCATGCACACTCTCATAATTATCATCACTATCACCATCATCAGCATCATCTTTGCCATTTGTGTAATCTTGAAGTGGCCCATTTGGTCCAAGGGCAAGGATGCTGCCCCTGTAATCAAAGGTTGTCTCTGTTGTCTCTCCAGCAGGGGTGGAGGTGGTGGGTTGCTTGTTTGCAGTTGTACTGGTGATCTCTTGTGAATTGTATTTGGTAGGTTGGGCGTGCTCTGGAAGGGTCACAATTTTCACTGGGGCAGCAGTAGTCACAGGAGGAGAGGTCGGAGCAGCTGATGGTTTGGTGGTGGGGTTGGAGGTGGTGGTGTTGCCAGTAGCAGGAGCTGTTGATGTAGTCGACACTTCAGCCTTTTCATTCAAATGACTGTCAATCAGAGAGGTTGAAACGTTCTTGTTAATGTTACCAGTTTTAGTTTCAATGCTCACCTGCACCTTGTCagctgtggaaaaaataaaaagaagccaAATTAAGAGTTTGTTGTGAAATCTTCAGTATATGTAAGGGATATCAAGAGTTTACACATGTTCTCACTTATTGCAGAGACACTACAGGTGaacagatgtttaaaaaaaaaaaaaaatgttctttcgACAAGTTTCACTGTTACAAATTTTTTTGGAttacattctgccaaaaaaaacaacaaaaaacgcagttcgttttactatagtaatgccAATGTTCATCTGTGGTACATGTACCCACAACAACAAAAGGGTTAAATGGTAACTGGAGGTTTGCTATtgtgtgaaaccatggttacatttttatttttttttttaaatatctgtacCACAAATGAACCATGTTGTTCCTATAGTAAAACTGAAGTAACCATGTTTGTTGTTTGGCagaatatgatttttattacaataCTATTGTTtcttcctgtattattactacaaatataaatatggttactgtaggaaAACCAAGGTTAATTTCTGTATGGGACGAATAATGGTATTGCGAAGAAAACCAAAATAATTTGTgcgaaaatgcataaaaatttcagaaaataaattccttcCCTCCCTGTCCTTACGTGTTTCATGGTCATAATAACAAGAGTCGAGAATCTATTTGCAAATGTGTTGAAAAACACTCGTTTTGATTATCTGACAATTAAATTCACTGCtaaacatacactggcagccaaaagtttggaataatgtacagattttgctcttatggaaagaaattggtacttttattcaccaaagtggcattcaactgatcacaatgtatagtcaggacattaataacgtgaaaaattacttttacaatttgaaaagaaatttcagaacttcttaaactacttcaaagagttctcatcaaaaaatcctccacgtgcagcaatgacagctttgcagattttTGGCTAGTCAgatagctgtcagtttgtccagatattcaggtgacatttcaccccacacttcctgtaacacttgccatagatgtggctgtcttgtcgggcacttctcatgcaccttacagtctagctgatcccacaaaaactcaatggggttaagatccataacactcttttccaattatctgttgtccaatgcctgtgtttctttgctcactctaaccttttctttttgtttttctgtttcaaaagtggctttttcttcgcaattcttcccataaggcctgcacccctgagtcttctctttactgttgtacatgaaactggtgttgagcgggtagaattcaatgaagctgtcagctgaggacatgtgaggtgtctatttctcaaactagagactctgatgtacttatcctcttgtttagttgtacatctggccttccacatctctttctgtccttgttagagccagttgtcctttgtctttgaagactgtagtgtacacctttgtatgaaatcttcagttttttggcagtttcaagcattgtatagccttcattcctcaaaacaatgattgactgatgagtttctagagaaagctgtttcttttttgccatgtttgacctaatattgaccttaagacatgccagtctattgcatactgtggcaactcaaaaacaaacacaaagacaatgttaagcttcatttaacgaaccaaatagctttcagcagtgtttgatgtaatggcaagtgattttctagtaccaaatgatcaatttatcatgattactcaaggataaggtgttggagtgatggctgctggaaatggggcctgtctagatttgatcaaaaatgacttttttcaaatagtgatggtgctgttttctacatcagtaatgtcctgagtatactttgtgatcagttcaatgccactttggtgaattaaagtaccaatttccttcagaaacagcaaaatctgtacattattccaaatttttggccgccagtgtataattatatatatatatatattatacacacagcATATAAACTCCTCCAttaacattcttttcaacatttttattacattgttACAAAATTttatagaagaaaaaaacagcccaaacctaaaaaaaaaaaattatcgaaAACACA
The DNA window shown above is from Myxocyprinus asiaticus isolate MX2 ecotype Aquarium Trade chromosome 40, UBuf_Myxa_2, whole genome shotgun sequence and carries:
- the LOC127430683 gene encoding keratinocyte-associated transmembrane protein 2-like; translation: MAVMRKTGGKFSSVGIFAVVLYLQIFSVRCYPLSETADKVQVSIETKTGNINKNVSTSLIDSHLNEKAEVSTTSTAPATGNTTTSNPTTKPSAAPTSPPVTTAAPVKIVTLPEHAQPTKYNSQEITSTTANKQPTTSTPAGETTETTFDYRGSILALGPNGPLQDYTNGKDDADDGDSDDNYESVHDSQGTRDNQGIGKDLIPGNNNPPFKSSEEIDVNIKDTTIYATRNEDSHFFFHLVVIAFLVAIIYITYHNKRKLMLLAQSRHWRDGFCSRGVEYHRLDQNVNEAMPSLKMTNDYIF